In Pseudemcibacter aquimaris, the sequence TTATCAATGGTCCGGTTACGCCAGTGATCGAAGATGCTGATTTTATCGCTAAAGCGGCAGCATTACTGCCATCTGGCGATTGGGACGGGACCACATGGAAAGCATGGACAACTTCGGTTAAAGAAGAAACCGGCGCCAAAGGTAAACAGTTATTTATGCCTTTACGTCAGGCGGTTACAGGACAAAACCACGGTCCGGAAATGGGAACATTATTGCCGCTGATTGGGGCAGAACGCGTGAAGGCACGTTTAAATGGCGAACAAGCTTAAAATATACAACACCCTTAACAATGTTAAGGAAGAATTTAATCCAATCGATCCAAACCACGTCAAAATGTATGTGTGTGGACCGACGGTGTATAATTATGCCCATGTGGGAAATGCCCGCCCGGTTGTTGTGTTTGATACGCTTTATCGCTTGCTTAAACATGATTATCCGAATGTGACATATGCACGCAATATCACCGATATTGATGATAAAATCATTGAAGCGAGCCTTGAAACCGGCGATGAAATTTCCACTATTACGGAAAAATACACTCGTATTTACGAAGAAGACATGGGCGCGTTAAATGCCTTTCTTCCGGATATCCGCCCAAAAGCAACCGAATATATTCAGGAAATGATCGACCTGATCAGTGATCTGATTAAAAAGGGTCATGCTTACGAGGTCGACGGTCATGTGCTATTCGAAGTATCGACAATGGCCGATTACGGCGAACTTTCCGGTAAAGATGTAAACGACCTGATTGCAGGTGCGCGTGTGAATGTCGCGGATTATAAACGCGAGGGGGCCGATTTCGTTCTCTGGAAACCGTCCACCGACGAACAGCCAGGCTGGGAAAGCCCATGGGGCCGTGGTCGTCCGGGTTGGCATACGGAATGTTCCGCGATGATCCATAAAAACTTTGGTGAAACAATCGATATTCATGGTGGCGGTCAGGATTTGATCTTCCCACATCACGAAAATGAAATCGCCCAAAGCAAATGTTCACATGGCGGCGCAAACCTTGCCAATTATTGGATGCATAATGGTTATTTGACCGTTGACGGTGAAAAAATGTCAAAATCACTTGGTAATTTCATCACGGTTCATGAACTTTTGGAAGAATTCCCGGGTAAAGGGGAAGCAGTTCGTATGGCGCTTCTGACTAGTCATTATAGACAACCCGCGGATTTTAGCCGTGACGCTATTAATCAGGCAAAGAAACAGCTTGATCGTTGGTACCGCGCTGTTGAAGGTGTTAAGGCAACAGAACCAGCAGAAGCTGTTCTTGAAGCGATGCGTGATGATTTAAATACGCCAAAAGCGATTATGGAATTAAACCAGCTTGCAAAAGATGAAAGTAATGCTGGTGCGCTTAAAGCATCCGCAGCACTCCTTGGCCTGCTTCAAAATGATGATTGGTTTGCAGCACAAGATGTCGACTTTGATATTGATGCGCTAATTCAGGAACGCGCAGACGCCAAAGCCAATAAAAATTGGGCACGCGCCGATGAAATTCGTGATGAATTGGCCGCTGAGGGTATTACACTTCTTGATGGGCCGGAAGGCACCACATGGGAAAAGAATTAATCCATGGCCGGGACAGATCATAAAAAGCCTTCGAAATTACAGGAAAATGGCCCTGCGATCATTTTGGTGGTACCGCAGCTTGGTGAAAATATCGGTAAGGCTGTGCGCGCGATGTATAATTTCGGGCTTACTGATCTGCGACTAGTGGCGCCGCGTGATGGTTGGCCCAATGAAGCGGCAGTTGCACCAGCGGCGGGTGCGGATATCGTTTTGGAAAAAACTCGTGTTTATGACACGACGGCAGAAGCCATTGCTGACCTGACTTATGTTTACGCCACAACGGCACGTCCACGTGACATGATTAAAGAAGTCGTGACGCCAAAAGAATGTTGCGCCCGAATGCGCAGTGCTGTTGATGTTGGTGAAAAGGTTGGCCTTTTGTTTGGTCCTGAAAAAGCGGGGCTTAAAAATGATGATATCGCGCTTTCAACCGCGATTGTGTCAGTTCCATTAAACCCGAGCTTTGCATCCATTAATCTGGCGACGGCTGTGGGGTTAATGTCGTAT encodes:
- the cysS gene encoding cysteine--tRNA ligase yields the protein MANKLKIYNTLNNVKEEFNPIDPNHVKMYVCGPTVYNYAHVGNARPVVVFDTLYRLLKHDYPNVTYARNITDIDDKIIEASLETGDEISTITEKYTRIYEEDMGALNAFLPDIRPKATEYIQEMIDLISDLIKKGHAYEVDGHVLFEVSTMADYGELSGKDVNDLIAGARVNVADYKREGADFVLWKPSTDEQPGWESPWGRGRPGWHTECSAMIHKNFGETIDIHGGGQDLIFPHHENEIAQSKCSHGGANLANYWMHNGYLTVDGEKMSKSLGNFITVHELLEEFPGKGEAVRMALLTSHYRQPADFSRDAINQAKKQLDRWYRAVEGVKATEPAEAVLEAMRDDLNTPKAIMELNQLAKDESNAGALKASAALLGLLQNDDWFAAQDVDFDIDALIQERADAKANKNWARADEIRDELAAEGITLLDGPEGTTWEKN
- a CDS encoding RNA methyltransferase — its product is MAGTDHKKPSKLQENGPAIILVVPQLGENIGKAVRAMYNFGLTDLRLVAPRDGWPNEAAVAPAAGADIVLEKTRVYDTTAEAIADLTYVYATTARPRDMIKEVVTPKECCARMRSAVDVGEKVGLLFGPEKAGLKNDDIALSTAIVSVPLNPSFASINLATAVGLMSYEWFQTGSDIPDSYTPSLDTKPATAGELQKLFDHIEHELEEAGYFRSDQRRSLMRRNLRNIFTRSEMTHEEVSTMRGVIKALATGGGPGWQAEKAELAKKSGKSDD